From the Robbsia betulipollinis genome, the window AAGGCACGCTCAACGAAAACCACATTCGCGGCTACGGCCAGCACGGCATGCGCATCTACGACTTCGGCTGGCAGCAAGGCGAGCGCGGCTGGGGCAAGGGCGGTGTCTCGCAGATGCGGCTGCAGATGCACGCGACGGACCCGGACGTACTCGAGCCCCTGCTCGGCATGCGGCATTCGAAAGGGTGCGTGCGCATCCCCGGCGCGTTGAACCAGTTCCTCGACCGGCACGGAGTGCTCGATGCCGATTACGACGCGCAATTGCGGGGCGGCCGGTCGATGTGGGTGCTCAAGCCGGAGCGGCAACCCACGCCCTGGGCGGGCCGCTATATGGTGGTCGTCGACACCCGCCAGCATGTGCGGCCGTACTGGTCGCCCCTGCCGGACAGCCGGGCCCGGGCGCGGATGCCCGCGCATGCGGACACCGCCGACTGAATGTGCGCGGCGGCGTGCGGGCGGCGGCCCCGGCCGCCGTCAGGCGAGCGCGTCGCTTTCGGCCGCTGCCGGCGCGCTCTCGGCCGGTGCCGGCGCGAAAGCGGCGATACCGTTCTCCAGCAGGCCGAGCGCCTGATCCGCCGATACCGGCCGCTGAAAGAAGTAGCCCTGCATCAGATCGCACCCCAGGCTGCGCAGAATGCCGAGCTGGGCCTGCGTTTCCACGCCCTCGACCACGCAGGCGACGTTCAGGTTGACGCACAGATTCGCGATGCTTCGCACGATCGCACGTCCATGTTGGCCGGCTTCGATGTTCGTGACGAAACTGCGATCGATCTTGATCTTGTCCAGCGGCAACTGGTGTACCCGGCTCAGGCTGGAAAAGCCGGTGCCGAAATCGTCGAGCGAAATCTGCACGCCCAGGGCCTTGAGCGCGTACAAGGCCTCGCGCGCCTGGTCGAAATCGTTGATGATCGCCGTCTCGGTGACCTCGAAATCGATACGATGCGGCGCGACGCCACTCGTCTGCGTGATGCCGATGATGCGCGCGAGTGCGCCCTTCGACGTGATGTCGAGCGTCGAAAGGTTGAAGGCGATGCGGATGTCCGGCGGGCACGCGCGGGCGAAGGCGAGCGCCTTGCGCAGCAGCACCTCGGTCAGCAGATTGATCAGCCCGCAGCGCTCGGCGATGTCGATGAAGGTTGCCGGATCGACCATGCCGAGCGTGGGGTTATGCCAGCGCGCCAGGGCCTCGAACGCGACGATGCGGCGTTGGGTGGTGTCGACGATCGGCTGAAAGGCGAGGGACATTTCGCTGTCCAGATCCGCCTGACGCAGTTCCTGTTCGACCAGCGCCACCTTGCGCAACTGCGTGGCATGCTCTGCGGAAAACACGACGGTGCCGCCGCGCCGATGCTGCTTGGCGAAATAGAGCGCGTAGTCGGCGCGTTCGAGCAGCTGCTCGGCATGGGAGCCGGCGTCGGGATAGATCGCCAGCCCCAGCGAACCCGACAGACGCACCGTTGCCTTCGGACGGATATAGGGCAATGCCAGCGAATGGCAGATGGCCTCGGCGAGCTGGAGCAAGCCCTCGCGGTCCCGCGCGCACGGGATGATCATGCCGAATTCGTCTCCGCCCAGGCGCGCGAAGGCGACGTCGGGACGCGCCAGGCCGGTGAGCCGCTTGCCGGTTTCGGTGAGGACCGCATCGCCCACGCCGTGGCCGTAGAGGTCGTTGATCTGTTTGAAACCGTCGAGGTCGAGCACGCCGACGGCGAAGCTGTGGCCGCTGAGCGCGCTGCTCGCGAGCAGCGTCTCGATGTCGGCGAAGAAACGCCGCCGGTTCGGCAGCAGCGTCAGGCTGTCGAGATTGGCGAGCTTGAAGTTCTCGTCGCTCAGGCGCTGCATTTCGTCGCGCTTGTCGACCAGGGATTTCTTCGATTCGATGAGGCTGTTGAAATCGCGGTAGTAGATCAGCAGGATCGTCACCATCGCGAGCGAGACCAGCAACACGTTGACGGCGATCGCGATCAGCACCGGGTTGCCGCTCATCGCGAAAAAGGCCGTGAACGGCACGATGACGAGTGCCGTCAGCAGCAGCGCGGCGGCGCGCAGATGCATCAGGCAAAAGATGCAGCCGATGACGGTGAAGGCCATGTAGAAGGCGACATGACCCCGTACGTACGCGTCTCCATAAGGAAAGAGCGACAGGCTCCAGATCGTGAAGCCCGAGCCTATGAAAAACGTCATGAAAATCGAAGCGCGCAGACGCTGCGTGATTTCGGGATCGGTGAGACGTCTTTGACGCCGGCGCCAGGAGATGATGCGTACCATACACAGCGCGCACAGCAGGCAGGGCAGGTAGACTGCCAGCAGGCGCGGCGCGACGTGCCGGTGGGTAAAGGCCAGCGACGCCGTGTTCACGCTCAGGATGAAGTAGAGCAGGGGAATCTGCCGCGAGAACGCTTCGAACTGCGAGCGCGCGAGCTCGGCGCTGCGTGGCGCGAAAAAGGACCGGACGGAAAGACGAGAGCGCATGACGCGGATCGGGCGACCGATTATCAGATTATGGGAAAGCACGGTAATGCACCCTTGTAACGGCAGGATCGCGAGAATCTTGATGCCACCGTGGCGGCACCTAGGGTATCCCCGACGTTACGCGGCGTTGCGTGGCGGCGTAATTTCCGCGTCCGGTGAGCGGACGCGACGTGTGCGCGGGGCAGCGTCATGAGCCGGCGTCGTGTCTGGGCACTCGCCGGCGCATGCGCCCTTCTGTTGGCGGGCGTGCAATACCTGTTCGCGGAAACCCTCGCCGCGGCGGCCTGGGCGACGCCGCGCTACAGCTATGCGCGCAATTACATCAGCGATCTGGGCGTGACCGGCTGCGGCATGCTGTTCCACGGCCGGTTGATCTGTTCGCCCCGGCATGCATGGATGAACGGTGCGTTCAGCGTCGAGGGAATGCTGTTCTTGCTGGGCGGCCTGTGCCTCGCGCGGGTCGTGCCGCGGCCCTGGCGGACCGTCGCGCCGATGCTTGGCCTGGTGCATGGGGCCGGAATGCTGCTGGTCGGCACGTTCAACGGCTCGCAGGCGGCCCTGGGGGACGGGACGCTGCGTTATCACGCGGCGGGGGCGGCGGCCGCCATCGCCGCGGGGAACATCGCGGCCATCGCCGCGGGATGGGTGGCATGGCGCATGGGCGCGCGCCCCTGGATGGCTGCCGTCAGCGCGGCGCTGGGCGGCTTCGGTCTGATCAGTGCCGGGCTTCTGCTGGGCGCGGCCGACGTCGTACCGGCCGGTATGGCCGAGCGCGGCGCCGTCTATACGATCATGACGTGGGAGATCCTGCTCGGCATCGCCGTCATCCGCGCCGCGCCGGGAAAGGCGGGCGGCATGGACGGAATCAGACGGGACTCGGCAGCGCGCTAACCACGCGCAGGCACAGCCCCTCGTAGGCGTCGAGGTTGATGACGAGTTCGCCGCTGTCGGTGAGGTCGCCTTCGTCGGTCTCGTGGATCATGTCGACGACCGGGCCCGGCGCGACGTCCGGCAGGTGGATGGCTTCCTGGATCGGCGTCGCGCCGAAGTTCAGCGCCGTGATCTGCGTCCCGCGCCCGGCCGGCAGTTCATGCACCATGATCAGCAGCCCCGGCGCGATCACATCCGGAATCGGCAATTGCCGGCTGCTGGCGATGCCATAGGCCTGACGTACCGCAAGCAGATGTTTGAGCTTGCTCGCGAACGAATCCGGACGTTCGAGCTGGCTCGGCAGGCTGCCGTAGAGACAGACGGCCTTGGGCAGGCCTTCGCCCGATTCGGTGGCTTCGGGATTGCGGCCGGCGAGGTCGTAGGCGCCGCGCTGGATCCAGCGCGTGTCGCCGTCCGCCATCATGGTCTCGACCGTATGCGCGGGCAGCGGCAGCGCGCCCACCAGATCCCAGCCGGAGAGCGCGAACACGCCGGGTTGCAGCGCGTTGAACATCGCCAGCAGCAGGTGCAGTTGCTGGATGTGCTCGATATCGGCGTCCGACATCGCATCGAGTTCGCGGATGCCCAGCGCGGCGGCGATCACGCTGGCGGTGGTGCAGGCCACGCCGTTCGTCACGAAGCGCAGATTGTAGGGCGCGTGCTCGCCGCTCAGCTTCTCGTACATCACTTCGCGGATATGCTCGCGCAGGATGCCGCCCGGCCAGGTCTGGCCCTGGTAGGTGAAGGACGTGGTGGCGTGCAGCGTCCAGAAGTGCACCAGCTCCAGCGTCAGTTCGTCGTGGTTCTGCAAGGCATGGATCAGCGATGCCGGATCGATGCCGAACTGATGCACCGTGCGCAGCATCAGCCGCAGGAACTCGGTGTTGCCGGTGAGCAGCGCGTGGTGATACGCGGGGCGCGAGATGAAGTCATACGACAGGTCCGCGCCGCCTTTGGACATCGCCGCGATGTCGTCCACGGTAAGATTCAGTTCCTGGAAGCTGAAGCCGCCGGCCTTGCGGATCGCGCCCGCGAGCAACTGATTGCCGACGATCGACAAGGGATGGCCCTCGGACCAGGCCTTGTCGTGCGCGCGCCGCTCGACGCCGAGAAACCCGTTCGCGTCGAGCCGCAGGCCGCGCGCGCCCATCACGTCCAGCGAATGCAGCGCGTCGCCGATGATCAGCTGCTGTGCCGCGAACGAGGGGTCGAGCCAGTTCAGCGACGGTTGTCCGTCCTTGAAATAGTGCAGATAGACCCAGCGCCGCGTCTTGCCGTCGACGCCGTCGACCGGGGCCGTCGCGCTCCAGTCGGTCTCCTTGATGCCCGGCTCGAAGAAAATGACCCGCTGCAACTGGCCGACGATGTAGCACTTTTCCTTGAGCGCGTCGACGGTCTCGGGCGACAGGTTGACGGCGTCCCGCCCCTCGGGCACCTCCGGCAGCAGGCCCCAGTCCTCGGGCTTGATTTCCACCATGTGATAGAGGCCCGGGTAGTCGCCGTACGCCATCTCGGCGAGCCGGAAATCGGCGCCCTTGCCGGTATGCGCCGGCACCACGTCGTCGATGACGATCGCGTTGTGCGCCGCTGCGGCGCGGCCGATCTTGACGAACTCTTCCTCGGTGCCGAAGCGGGCGTCGATCGAGAAGTTGATGCGGTCGAAGTTGCCATCCACCGACGGCGTCACCGTTCTGCCGGTGATGCCGCCGGCCTGCTTGGTCGGACCGGTATGGATCGCCTGGATGCCGATCGAGGACAGCGCGTGCCATAGATGCGCATCGCCGAGGGTTTTGAGGACCGACTCGCCGGGGGCGGTGATCACGGAACCCGGATAGGCCGTGAACCAGACCGACGACATCGCCGACGCCACGCGCGGGCGGGTTTCCGCGTAGGGGTGCATCCACAGCCGGGCCTGGCCGCCATAGGCCTTGGCGCGCGTGCGCGCCTGCTGAAGCATGGAGCGGTCGAGCAGCCAGTTGATATAGTCTTCGTCGGGAAACACTGTGGATCTCGTGAGGGGAGCGGAAAGAATGGCGCCTGTCTTGTAAATCGCCGCGTGCGGCGCGGCGCGGGGCCCGAGCGCGCGGGGCAGGCGCTGCGAGGAGCCGGGGGAACGCAAGCTTTGTGCCGACAACGTTCCCGCGTCTCGTCGCGGTGCGTGGGTCATCGGGGACGAGGTATCCGACCGCGGTCGCCGCCCCTTCTTTCCGTGCCTTCTATTCTCGCGAGACATGACGCGGGCCCGGGCGAGCGTTACACTGGGGCATTGAAGTTCCAACCCCTGCGCCTCGTGTCCTGGAGCTCCCCGCCATGCTCCCCAATCGCATCGTCGCAATCGGCTCGTCGGCGGGGGGCATCGAGACGCTCTGCGCCCTGTTCGAGCATCTGCCCGCATCGGTCGACGCCGCTTTCTTCGTGACGCAGCACCTGTCGCCCAGCTATCAGAGCAAGCTGCCGAGCGTCCTGAACCGCTGTACCCGGCTGAAGGCCGTGCATCCGCCCACCGAGGGCATGGTGGTGGAGCGGGGCATGATCTACGTTGCGCCGTCGGATCATCATCTGCTGGTGGAGGGCGACCGCGTCTTCGTGGCGCGCGGTCCGAAGGAAAACCGCTTCCGGCCGTCGGTCGACGCGCTTTTCCGTTCGGTGGCCTATGTGTACGGGCCGCGGGCGATCGGTGTGGTGCTCTCGGGGGCGCTCGACGACGGGACGTCCGGGTTATGGAGCATCAAGCGGCTGGGCGGCGTGGCGGTGGTACAGGACCCCGCAGAGGCCACCTTCGATTCGATGCCGGTCAGTGCCATCGAGCATGTCGAAATCGATTACAGCCTGCCGGTAGCGGCGATGGCGCAACTGGTGATGCGGCTTGCCGCCGAGCCGGTGGCGCGCGCGCCGGACGGCGTCGAGGCGGACCGCCAACGCATGCGTCTGGAAACCTCGATCCTGGCCGATGGCGACGCCTTCAGCAAGGGCGTGACCCAACTGGGCGACTACACGCCGTTTACCTGTCCGGAGTGCGCCGGCGTGTTGGTCCGTGTGCGCGAAGGCGGTGGCGCGCGGTTTCGTTGTCATACCGGACACGGCTATACCAGCGGGGCATTGATCATCGGCATCGTCGAGAAGACCGAGGCGGGCTATTGGGCCGTGATGCGCGGTCTGGAGGAGGCGGCGATGCTGCTCGACGCGGTGGGCGGTACGCAGAACGCCGTGGGCGACCGCGCAACGGCAACCCTTTTCCGCGAGGAAGCCGCGCGTGCGAAGATGCAAAGCCGCGAGTTGCGGCGTCTCGTGTTGTCGGAGCAGCGTGTCGGGAGCGAGGCGGTCGGGGCCGCGGTTTTCGGAGCCGTCGGCGACGGGGATTAGCCGGCGGTGTCCATTGCACGGCGCCCGTTGCACGGC encodes:
- a CDS encoding chemotaxis protein CheB, encoding MLPNRIVAIGSSAGGIETLCALFEHLPASVDAAFFVTQHLSPSYQSKLPSVLNRCTRLKAVHPPTEGMVVERGMIYVAPSDHHLLVEGDRVFVARGPKENRFRPSVDALFRSVAYVYGPRAIGVVLSGALDDGTSGLWSIKRLGGVAVVQDPAEATFDSMPVSAIEHVEIDYSLPVAAMAQLVMRLAAEPVARAPDGVEADRQRMRLETSILADGDAFSKGVTQLGDYTPFTCPECAGVLVRVREGGGARFRCHTGHGYTSGALIIGIVEKTEAGYWAVMRGLEEAAMLLDAVGGTQNAVGDRATATLFREEAARAKMQSRELRRLVLSEQRVGSEAVGAAVFGAVGDGD
- the treS gene encoding maltose alpha-D-glucosyltransferase, which codes for MFPDEDYINWLLDRSMLQQARTRAKAYGGQARLWMHPYAETRPRVASAMSSVWFTAYPGSVITAPGESVLKTLGDAHLWHALSSIGIQAIHTGPTKQAGGITGRTVTPSVDGNFDRINFSIDARFGTEEEFVKIGRAAAAHNAIVIDDVVPAHTGKGADFRLAEMAYGDYPGLYHMVEIKPEDWGLLPEVPEGRDAVNLSPETVDALKEKCYIVGQLQRVIFFEPGIKETDWSATAPVDGVDGKTRRWVYLHYFKDGQPSLNWLDPSFAAQQLIIGDALHSLDVMGARGLRLDANGFLGVERRAHDKAWSEGHPLSIVGNQLLAGAIRKAGGFSFQELNLTVDDIAAMSKGGADLSYDFISRPAYHHALLTGNTEFLRLMLRTVHQFGIDPASLIHALQNHDELTLELVHFWTLHATTSFTYQGQTWPGGILREHIREVMYEKLSGEHAPYNLRFVTNGVACTTASVIAAALGIRELDAMSDADIEHIQQLHLLLAMFNALQPGVFALSGWDLVGALPLPAHTVETMMADGDTRWIQRGAYDLAGRNPEATESGEGLPKAVCLYGSLPSQLERPDSFASKLKHLLAVRQAYGIASSRQLPIPDVIAPGLLIMVHELPAGRGTQITALNFGATPIQEAIHLPDVAPGPVVDMIHETDEGDLTDSGELVINLDAYEGLCLRVVSALPSPV
- a CDS encoding putative bifunctional diguanylate cyclase/phosphodiesterase; translation: MRSRLSVRSFFAPRSAELARSQFEAFSRQIPLLYFILSVNTASLAFTHRHVAPRLLAVYLPCLLCALCMVRIISWRRRQRRLTDPEITQRLRASIFMTFFIGSGFTIWSLSLFPYGDAYVRGHVAFYMAFTVIGCIFCLMHLRAAALLLTALVIVPFTAFFAMSGNPVLIAIAVNVLLVSLAMVTILLIYYRDFNSLIESKKSLVDKRDEMQRLSDENFKLANLDSLTLLPNRRRFFADIETLLASSALSGHSFAVGVLDLDGFKQINDLYGHGVGDAVLTETGKRLTGLARPDVAFARLGGDEFGMIIPCARDREGLLQLAEAICHSLALPYIRPKATVRLSGSLGLAIYPDAGSHAEQLLERADYALYFAKQHRRGGTVVFSAEHATQLRKVALVEQELRQADLDSEMSLAFQPIVDTTQRRIVAFEALARWHNPTLGMVDPATFIDIAERCGLINLLTEVLLRKALAFARACPPDIRIAFNLSTLDITSKGALARIIGITQTSGVAPHRIDFEVTETAIINDFDQAREALYALKALGVQISLDDFGTGFSSLSRVHQLPLDKIKIDRSFVTNIEAGQHGRAIVRSIANLCVNLNVACVVEGVETQAQLGILRSLGCDLMQGYFFQRPVSADQALGLLENGIAAFAPAPAESAPAAAESDALA
- a CDS encoding L,D-transpeptidase; protein product: MGLGLGLTPSPAHAAHIAGGAAPGALALRQTFVDEVPRRLKVPAVTQAAYADVLEQALTAGKAGALSNEYVVLVDRNTFVEALFIYFRARSGDTWRLIGAAPVSTGRPGSYDHFVTPTGVFVHTPANMDYRAEGTLNENHIRGYGQHGMRIYDFGWQQGERGWGKGGVSQMRLQMHATDPDVLEPLLGMRHSKGCVRIPGALNQFLDRHGVLDADYDAQLRGGRSMWVLKPERQPTPWAGRYMVVVDTRQHVRPYWSPLPDSRARARMPAHADTAD
- a CDS encoding DUF998 domain-containing protein, encoding MSRRRVWALAGACALLLAGVQYLFAETLAAAAWATPRYSYARNYISDLGVTGCGMLFHGRLICSPRHAWMNGAFSVEGMLFLLGGLCLARVVPRPWRTVAPMLGLVHGAGMLLVGTFNGSQAALGDGTLRYHAAGAAAAIAAGNIAAIAAGWVAWRMGARPWMAAVSAALGGFGLISAGLLLGAADVVPAGMAERGAVYTIMTWEILLGIAVIRAAPGKAGGMDGIRRDSAAR